From the genome of Deinococcus sp. AJ005, one region includes:
- a CDS encoding diacylglycerol kinase family protein, whose protein sequence is MSAPQSSVPPLAVVLNPNAGGGLATREWPRLEAELKRRGQPFELILEDSGEDALARIQALPPHIAVLAVGGDGTVGALLPALVSVPKRQGRPLAVVPLGTGNDFAGMLGLKTGQFAEALDRLTFQPRNVDALEVRILDGDGAGRTHVLLNGLGLGFDAAVTANMARAPRQFQGFARYAWSAVATVRELHLSEVQITLDGQPFYSGPSPIVAVMNGTRYGGGFLISPQSSPRDGLLDVVAGGPMNRFQLVKLMLRVLRGTHLDQPQVRTAQGREVTVRWDTPTPLHLDGDLHGQVTAIKVRVLEGVVKLLNG, encoded by the coding sequence GTGAGCGCCCCCCAATCCTCGGTTCCCCCGCTGGCCGTCGTCCTCAACCCCAACGCGGGCGGGGGACTGGCCACGCGCGAGTGGCCGCGCCTTGAAGCCGAGTTGAAGCGGCGCGGCCAGCCCTTCGAGCTGATTCTGGAAGACAGCGGCGAGGACGCCCTGGCCCGCATTCAGGCTCTGCCGCCGCACATTGCTGTGCTGGCGGTGGGCGGCGACGGCACGGTGGGCGCGCTGCTGCCAGCGCTGGTCTCCGTCCCCAAGCGGCAGGGCCGCCCGCTGGCCGTGGTGCCGTTGGGAACGGGCAACGACTTCGCGGGGATGCTGGGCCTCAAAACTGGACAGTTCGCGGAGGCGCTGGACCGCCTGACCTTCCAGCCCCGCAACGTGGACGCCCTGGAGGTCCGCATTCTGGATGGCGATGGCGCGGGCCGCACGCATGTGTTGCTGAATGGCCTGGGCCTGGGCTTCGACGCCGCCGTGACCGCCAACATGGCCCGCGCTCCCAGGCAGTTTCAGGGCTTCGCGCGCTACGCGTGGTCCGCCGTCGCCACTGTCCGCGAGCTACACCTGTCTGAGGTGCAGATCACGCTGGACGGGCAGCCTTTTTACAGCGGTCCCAGCCCCATTGTGGCGGTCATGAATGGCACCCGCTACGGCGGCGGCTTCCTGATCAGCCCGCAGTCCAGCCCACGTGACGGCCTGCTGGACGTGGTGGCGGGCGGCCCGATGAACCGTTTTCAACTGGTCAAACTGATGTTGCGCGTATTGCGCGGCACCCATCTGGATCAGCCGCAGGTGCGCACGGCGCAGGGTCGTGAAGTCACGGTGCGCTGGGATACGCCTACGCCGCTGCACCTGGACGGCGATCTGCATGGACAGGTGACGGCGATCAAGGTACGGGTGTTAGAGGGCGTGGTGAAGTTGCTGAATGGGTGA
- a CDS encoding ABC transporter ATP-binding protein — MRRVTVPASSSTIPALEAREVRQSFGELTVLHGVSLSVQPGEVVAVTGPSGSGKSTLLHLLGGLDVPDSGEIWWAGERTDTLDTQARALRRAGRVGLVFQHHYLLEDLNVLDNVMIPCRLAGQGDTARAHALLARVGLSGRERSMPEVLSGGERQRVAVARALASGPAVVLADEPTGSLDRANATTVAALLVALAREEGAGVLLVTHDERLAGYADRALHLLDGRFTEEAPVYG, encoded by the coding sequence ATGCGCCGCGTGACCGTCCCCGCCTCTTCTTCAACTATTCCAGCTCTGGAAGCCCGCGAGGTTCGCCAGAGTTTTGGCGAACTGACCGTGTTGCACGGCGTCTCCCTGAGCGTGCAGCCGGGAGAAGTGGTGGCCGTGACCGGGCCTTCGGGCAGCGGCAAGAGTACGCTGCTGCATCTGCTGGGCGGGCTGGACGTGCCAGATTCCGGCGAGATCTGGTGGGCCGGGGAGCGCACCGACACGCTGGACACCCAGGCGCGGGCGCTGCGGCGGGCCGGGCGGGTGGGGCTGGTCTTTCAGCACCATTACCTGCTCGAAGACCTGAACGTACTGGACAACGTGATGATTCCCTGCCGTCTGGCCGGGCAGGGTGACACCGCACGCGCCCACGCCCTGCTGGCCCGCGTGGGCCTGTCGGGACGTGAGAGAAGCATGCCCGAGGTTCTGAGCGGCGGCGAACGTCAGCGGGTGGCGGTGGCCCGCGCGCTGGCTTCCGGCCCGGCGGTGGTGCTGGCCGACGAGCCGACGGGCAGCTTGGACCGCGCCAACGCCACCACGGTGGCCGCCCTGCTGGTGGCCCTGGCCCGCGAGGAGGGTGCGGGCGTACTGCTGGTCACCCACGACGAACGTCTGGCCGGGTACGCGGACCGGGCGCTACACCTGCTGGACGGGCGTTTTACGGAAGAGGCTCCTGTTTACGGCTAG
- the asnS gene encoding asparagine--tRNA ligase — protein sequence MAPTSSIHDLKDHLGQTVSVHAWLTDKSGKGKLQFLKLRDGSGFVQATVFKGDVAEDVFEAAKRLTQEQAVTITGEVRADERAPGGVELSVREITPISENHGEYPITPKEHGIEFLMDHRHLWLRHRRPWAVMRVRDCVQRSIATFFHGEGFIRFDAPFFTPNAAEDTTELFEIDLFGEDKAYLSQTGQLHAEAGAFAFGKVYTSGPTFRAEKSKTRRHLLEFWMIEPEVAPSTHRENLDLQERMLSFIVHRALDECAPELELLGRDTAKLAGAAEGNYPRITYTEALEIVRQHIENKDLPPNVQEDVQPVEWGDDLGAPHETILGHHFDRPVIIEKYPAAIKAFYMQPDPEDPRVALCDDVIAPEGYGEIIGGSERIHDYGLLKSRIEEQGLPLDEFDWYLDLRRVGSVPHAGYGMGLERVIAWICGLDHIREAIPFPRMLTRMRP from the coding sequence ATGGCACCAACTTCCAGCATTCATGACCTTAAAGACCACCTCGGGCAGACCGTCAGCGTTCATGCCTGGCTGACCGACAAGAGCGGCAAGGGCAAGCTGCAATTCCTGAAACTGCGCGACGGCAGCGGCTTCGTACAGGCCACCGTGTTCAAGGGCGACGTGGCCGAGGACGTGTTTGAGGCCGCCAAACGGCTGACCCAGGAGCAGGCCGTGACCATCACTGGCGAGGTCAGGGCCGATGAGCGCGCCCCCGGCGGCGTGGAGCTGAGCGTGCGCGAGATCACGCCGATTTCTGAGAACCACGGCGAATACCCCATCACGCCCAAGGAACACGGCATCGAGTTTTTGATGGATCACCGTCACCTGTGGCTCAGGCACCGCCGCCCGTGGGCCGTGATGCGGGTGCGCGACTGCGTTCAGCGCTCAATCGCCACTTTCTTTCACGGCGAGGGTTTCATCCGCTTCGACGCGCCGTTTTTCACGCCCAACGCCGCCGAGGACACCACGGAGCTGTTTGAAATCGACCTGTTCGGCGAGGACAAGGCGTACCTGTCGCAAACCGGGCAGCTTCACGCCGAGGCGGGGGCGTTTGCCTTCGGCAAGGTCTACACCTCCGGCCCCACCTTCCGCGCCGAGAAGAGCAAGACGCGCCGCCACCTGCTGGAATTCTGGATGATCGAGCCGGAGGTGGCCCCCAGCACCCACCGCGAGAATCTGGATTTGCAGGAGCGGATGCTCAGCTTCATCGTGCACCGCGCGCTGGACGAGTGCGCGCCGGAGCTGGAACTGCTGGGCCGCGACACCGCCAAACTGGCCGGAGCCGCCGAGGGCAACTACCCGCGCATCACCTACACCGAGGCGCTGGAAATCGTGCGGCAGCACATCGAAAACAAGGATCTACCTCCCAACGTGCAGGAGGACGTGCAGCCCGTGGAGTGGGGCGACGATCTGGGCGCGCCGCACGAGACGATTCTGGGCCACCACTTTGACCGCCCGGTGATCATCGAGAAATACCCGGCGGCCATCAAGGCGTTCTATATGCAGCCGGACCCCGAAGACCCCCGCGTGGCCCTGTGCGACGATGTGATTGCCCCCGAAGGCTACGGCGAGATCATCGGCGGCAGCGAGCGCATTCACGATTACGGGCTGCTCAAGTCGCGGATTGAGGAACAGGGCTTGCCGCTGGACGAATTCGACTGGTATCTGGATTTGCGGCGGGTGGGCAGCGTGCCGCACGCGGGCTACGGCATGGGCCTGGAGCGCGTGATTGCCTGGATCTGCGGCCTTGACCATATCCGCGAGGCGATTCCCTTCCCGCGCATGCTGACGCGGATGCGGCCCTGA
- a CDS encoding nitroreductase family protein, protein MLATLSTRTQSAEEVTAFYDAHRTVRQYVTVPDGSPLPLPADHLEAILHAAQRAPTDATAQLYSLVRLTRPEVRAQMVTLTTNAHIATASEAFVVCADVRRVARVLEVTGQTPGHWPAIAVHFGIGDAVMAGTNLLTAAEMLGYQGCWIGGVMNGLDGIIDLLELPPGVLPFAALTIGTSAEDTPYRPRVPRPLVIHTDTYHAGTDDEIRDAVDIMNPIASRNGQSGDWARLLGAYFAVGGGMEGREPRLVAALTRQGMWSGEVSLD, encoded by the coding sequence ATGCTTGCAACCCTGTCCACCCGCACCCAGAGCGCCGAAGAAGTCACCGCGTTCTACGACGCCCACCGCACCGTCCGCCAGTACGTGACCGTTCCCGACGGCTCCCCGCTGCCGCTGCCCGCAGACCACCTGGAAGCCATCCTGCATGCCGCCCAGCGTGCCCCCACCGACGCCACCGCGCAACTGTATTCTCTTGTGCGCCTGACCCGCCCAGAGGTCCGCGCCCAGATGGTCACCCTGACCACCAACGCGCACATCGCCACTGCCTCGGAGGCGTTCGTGGTCTGCGCCGACGTGCGGCGGGTGGCGCGGGTGCTGGAAGTGACCGGGCAGACGCCGGGGCACTGGCCCGCCATCGCAGTGCATTTCGGCATCGGGGACGCGGTAATGGCCGGAACCAACCTGCTGACTGCCGCCGAGATGCTGGGCTACCAGGGCTGCTGGATCGGCGGCGTGATGAACGGCCTGGACGGCATCATCGATCTGCTGGAACTGCCCCCTGGCGTGTTGCCCTTCGCCGCGCTGACCATCGGCACATCTGCTGAGGACACGCCGTACCGCCCCCGCGTGCCGCGCCCGCTGGTGATCCATACCGACACCTACCACGCGGGCACCGACGATGAAATCCGCGACGCTGTGGACATCATGAATCCCATCGCGTCCCGAAATGGTCAGTCCGGCGACTGGGCCAGACTGCTAGGGGCCTATTTCGCCGTAGGCGGCGGCATGGAAGGCCGCGAACCCCGGCTGGTGGCGGCCCTCACACGTCAGGGCATGTGGTCCGGCGAGGTTTCTTTGGATTGA
- the wecB gene encoding non-hydrolyzing UDP-N-acetylglucosamine 2-epimerase, with protein MTDKRIVLAFGTRPEATKMAPVYAALAAQPGLTPLILSTGQQRQMLDGALNVFGLTPDRDLNVMTERQTLADLTARIVPQAGRVLREMEADLVLVHGDTSTSFCVALSAFYEGIPVGHVEAGLRSGDLQEPFPEEANRRLTGVLSALDFSPTSGSKANLTREGKPEVGIFVTGQTAVDAVREVAGRVPLRPEWQARVDAGQPLVTVTMHRRENQPMMREMAQALARVAQAHPDHHFIYPVHLSPAVQEAVRPVLEGVSNFELTAPLDYSDMAPLMAASVLLATDSGGLQEEGAALGVPVAVLRNVTERPEGLEAGVLKLAGNDPAQLEAVLNHLLDSPETLKGMREARNPYGDGQAAGRIARAIAWHFGLGERPADWS; from the coding sequence ATGACCGATAAACGTATTGTCCTCGCCTTCGGCACCCGCCCGGAAGCCACCAAGATGGCCCCCGTCTACGCAGCTCTGGCTGCCCAACCCGGCCTGACGCCGCTGATCCTCTCCACCGGGCAGCAGCGCCAGATGCTCGACGGCGCGCTGAATGTGTTTGGCCTGACGCCGGACCGCGACCTGAACGTAATGACCGAGCGCCAGACCCTCGCGGACCTGACCGCCCGCATCGTGCCACAGGCCGGGCGCGTGCTGCGCGAGATGGAGGCCGATCTGGTGCTGGTCCACGGCGACACCTCCACGTCGTTCTGCGTGGCCCTGTCCGCCTTTTACGAGGGGATTCCGGTGGGCCACGTCGAGGCGGGCCTGCGAAGCGGCGACTTGCAGGAACCCTTCCCGGAGGAAGCCAACCGCCGCCTGACTGGCGTGCTGAGTGCGCTGGACTTCTCGCCCACTTCGGGCAGCAAGGCCAACCTGACCCGTGAGGGCAAGCCGGAAGTGGGCATCTTCGTGACCGGGCAGACCGCCGTGGACGCCGTGCGCGAGGTGGCCGGGCGCGTGCCGCTGCGCCCCGAATGGCAGGCCCGCGTGGACGCCGGGCAGCCCCTGGTGACCGTGACCATGCACCGCCGCGAGAACCAGCCGATGATGCGCGAGATGGCTCAGGCGCTGGCCCGCGTTGCTCAGGCGCACCCAGATCACCACTTCATCTATCCGGTCCACCTCTCGCCCGCCGTGCAGGAGGCTGTGCGCCCGGTGCTGGAAGGCGTGAGTAACTTCGAGCTGACTGCGCCGCTGGACTACAGCGACATGGCCCCCCTCATGGCCGCCTCCGTGCTGCTGGCCACCGACAGCGGCGGCTTGCAGGAGGAGGGTGCAGCGCTGGGCGTGCCAGTGGCTGTTCTCCGCAACGTCACCGAGCGCCCCGAGGGGCTGGAGGCGGGCGTGCTGAAACTGGCGGGCAATGACCCAGCGCAGCTCGAAGCGGTGTTGAATCACCTGCTGGATAGCCCGGAGACGTTAAAGGGCATGCGCGAGGCCCGCAATCCCTACGGCGACGGGCAGGCCGCTGGACGGATCGCGCGTGCCATCGCGTGGCACTTCGGCCTGGGCGAGCGCCCTGCGGATTGGAGCTGA
- a CDS encoding tetratricopeptide repeat protein — MSDPVRSASKSPVQPTPDPAALPDLNEVIRAGEWRRALAVSRIKQSEVEVQEALEAVFRFQETVRARRYPSARRALADYREALAGKADAAELSVLRRAADPDALGAALDALNAHLKEPDPEVLAAGLAPALAQPLTRAEALNIQGVLRALQEASAEARTLFEEALEADAGHYRALTNLGNLDIENGDHAGAEVKYREVIRLNPDYDGGWHNLGVALRRQGKMAEAVRSIRRGQRLGMKRSKEDTDAEVKAQFAGNPLFKGLRWVLIAVVILVLFLALRGAMT; from the coding sequence ATGTCTGATCCTGTTCGTTCCGCCAGCAAATCTCCTGTTCAGCCCACTCCCGATCCCGCTGCTCTGCCCGATCTGAATGAGGTCATTCGCGCCGGGGAGTGGCGACGGGCGCTGGCCGTCTCGCGCATCAAGCAGTCGGAGGTGGAGGTTCAGGAGGCGCTGGAGGCGGTCTTCCGTTTTCAGGAAACGGTGCGGGCGCGGCGTTATCCCTCGGCCCGGCGGGCGCTGGCCGATTACCGCGAGGCGCTGGCCGGGAAAGCCGACGCCGCCGAGCTGAGCGTGCTGCGCCGCGCCGCCGATCCAGACGCGCTGGGTGCGGCGCTGGACGCCCTGAACGCCCATCTCAAGGAGCCGGACCCGGAGGTGCTGGCCGCCGGACTGGCCCCCGCGCTGGCCCAGCCGCTGACCCGCGCCGAGGCGCTGAACATTCAGGGCGTGCTGCGGGCGTTGCAGGAAGCAAGTGCTGAGGCCAGAACCCTGTTTGAGGAGGCGCTTGAAGCTGACGCCGGGCATTACCGCGCGCTGACCAATCTGGGCAATCTGGACATTGAAAACGGTGACCACGCTGGGGCCGAGGTGAAATACCGTGAGGTGATCCGCCTGAACCCCGACTATGACGGTGGCTGGCATAACCTGGGTGTGGCCCTGCGCCGACAGGGCAAGATGGCCGAGGCGGTGCGCTCGATCCGGCGCGGCCAGCGGCTGGGTATGAAACGCTCCAAGGAGGACACCGACGCCGAGGTCAAGGCCCAGTTCGCGGGCAATCCGCTGTTCAAGGGCCTGCGCTGGGTACTGATCGCCGTGGTGATTTTGGTGCTGTTCCTGGCCCTGCGCGGCGCGATGACCTGA
- a CDS encoding MraY family glycosyltransferase, with protein sequence MDSLSAFAQQLGIADLFGRGFFSVLVTFLTAWLFTWLFIPRLREFAVQVGWADQPNARRLNTEPLPNAGGLAIFAGFIVSVIVAWALRPIVVEIVNIQVLAILLGASLLVLVGFIDDQFGLSPLSRLLVQVLAAVLLIVNGLKIDFNAIPFLPIVPDAINGPISVFLTILWIVGLTNAVNLMDGVDGVVGGVGFVVSTVLLATAAQFPDRAAAVVLLAGLSGAALGYLRHNFNPSRIIMGDAGAYLFGYTLAAVSLLGTLKFSAGASLLVPLIVLALPVLDTTQVVIGRLARGIRNPLGHPDKTHIHHRVLARTASARRTAVILWGVALVCGMVGMALQGVNWRVTVVTGVLIAACLWFVAHRRVRAQNIEDRNSETVR encoded by the coding sequence ATGGATTCACTTTCTGCCTTCGCCCAGCAACTGGGCATCGCTGACCTGTTCGGACGGGGTTTTTTCAGCGTTCTCGTCACCTTTCTGACCGCCTGGCTGTTTACCTGGCTGTTCATTCCCCGTCTGCGTGAATTTGCCGTGCAGGTCGGCTGGGCTGATCAACCCAACGCACGGCGGCTGAACACCGAGCCGCTGCCCAATGCCGGGGGTCTGGCGATCTTCGCGGGCTTTATCGTCAGTGTGATCGTGGCCTGGGCGCTGCGGCCCATCGTGGTGGAGATCGTCAATATTCAGGTGCTGGCGATCCTGCTGGGGGCGTCCCTGCTGGTGCTGGTGGGTTTTATCGACGATCAGTTCGGGTTGTCGCCGCTGTCACGTCTGCTGGTGCAGGTGTTGGCTGCCGTGCTGCTGATCGTCAACGGTCTCAAGATCGACTTCAACGCCATTCCCTTTTTACCCATCGTTCCCGACGCCATCAACGGCCCTATCAGCGTCTTTCTGACCATCCTGTGGATCGTGGGCCTGACCAACGCGGTCAACCTGATGGACGGAGTAGATGGCGTGGTGGGCGGCGTGGGTTTCGTGGTCAGCACCGTGCTGCTGGCGACGGCGGCGCAGTTTCCTGACCGGGCTGCCGCCGTGGTATTGCTGGCGGGCCTGTCCGGCGCGGCGCTGGGGTACTTACGCCACAACTTCAACCCCAGCCGGATCATCATGGGCGACGCCGGGGCTTATCTGTTTGGCTACACTCTGGCCGCCGTCAGCCTTCTGGGCACGCTGAAATTCAGCGCAGGGGCCAGTCTGCTGGTGCCGCTGATCGTGCTGGCGCTGCCGGTGCTGGACACGACTCAGGTGGTCATTGGGCGGCTGGCCCGCGGCATTCGCAATCCGCTGGGGCACCCGGACAAGACCCACATCCACCACCGCGTGCTGGCCCGCACCGCCAGCGCGCGGCGCACCGCTGTGATCCTGTGGGGCGTGGCACTGGTCTGCGGCATGGTGGGCATGGCCTTGCAGGGTGTGAACTGGCGGGTGACCGTGGTGACGGGCGTGCTGATTGCCGCGTGTCTGTGGTTCGTGGCCCACCGCCGCGTGCGTGCCCAGAACATTGAGGACCGGAACAGCGAAACGGTGCGCTAG
- the hrpB gene encoding ATP-dependent helicase HrpB produces MPPQPPTLPIAEVIPAVRAALAAHPLVVVQAPPGAGKSTALPLELLNEPWLAGQSVIMLQPRRVAARAVASRLAEGLGERVGETVGYRVRFEARVSKQTRLEVVTEGILIRRLQRDPELDGVGLVILDEFHERSLNADLALALLREVQGALREDLRVLVMSATLDPDLPARLGAPLVESAGRAYPVEVRYLPTDPVGRVEDAVARRVRQSLTEDEGDILAFLPGVREIRGAAAQLADVQLGEGGVLVLPLYGDLSVKDQRRALLPDPDGRRKVVLATSIAETSLTIDGVRVVVDGGQSRTQAFDPATGLSRMVTGRVTRDSATQRAGRAGRTAPGVAYRLWPERTQPLLPPARPPEVLEADLAPLVLELAAWGAPDPAGLAWLDAPPAPRVETARALLRGLNALDDTGRVTPEGQRLLEFPTHPRLAHLLTGGAEAGLGPLAADLAALLEERDPLPPGSGADLTERVEALRVWRAGHGSRGDVAVLERIERLAKQWRGLLDVRPDNAEPDPYDLGELIALAYPERLALPREVLPSGLRGRFLLAGGQGVALPEGDALAGAEALAVAHVDARALNPSNAEGRIYLAAPLALSALESRAAWMESVRWDTRTGTLLAQNERRVGALVLETRPLKELPAELRIEALSGAIRAEGLHLLTFPREAAGLRARVQSLRHWHPEGDWPNLSDAALLGTLGDWLGPHLGMARTREDLGRINLLPALQALLPWPLPQQLEDLAPTHLGVSTGSRIRLEYRSDGSPPILAVKLQELFGLADTPAVNGGRTPVLLHLLSPAGRPVQVTQDLRSFWNSSYFEVRKDLRGRYPRHPWPDDPWTHAPMKGIKRRGV; encoded by the coding sequence ATGCCTCCCCAGCCCCCCACCCTGCCCATTGCCGAGGTCATCCCAGCGGTGCGCGCGGCCCTGGCGGCGCACCCGCTGGTGGTGGTACAGGCCCCCCCTGGCGCGGGCAAGAGTACGGCGTTGCCGCTGGAACTGCTGAACGAACCGTGGCTGGCCGGACAATCGGTGATCATGCTCCAGCCCCGGCGGGTGGCGGCACGGGCAGTGGCCTCGCGGCTGGCCGAGGGCCTGGGCGAGCGGGTGGGCGAAACTGTGGGTTACCGCGTGCGCTTCGAGGCGCGCGTGTCAAAGCAGACCCGCCTGGAAGTCGTCACCGAGGGCATCCTGATCCGTCGCCTCCAGCGTGATCCGGAACTGGACGGGGTGGGGCTGGTCATTCTCGATGAGTTCCACGAACGCAGCCTGAACGCCGATCTGGCACTGGCCCTGCTGCGCGAGGTGCAGGGGGCGTTGCGCGAAGATCTGCGCGTGCTGGTCATGAGCGCCACCCTGGACCCGGACCTGCCCGCCCGCCTGGGTGCGCCGCTGGTGGAAAGCGCGGGCCGCGCGTATCCGGTGGAGGTGCGATACCTGCCCACAGACCCGGTGGGCCGTGTTGAGGACGCCGTGGCCCGCAGGGTGCGGCAGTCTCTGACTGAGGATGAGGGCGACATCCTGGCTTTCCTGCCCGGCGTGCGCGAGATTCGTGGGGCCGCCGCGCAACTGGCCGATGTGCAACTGGGAGAGGGGGGGGTGCTGGTACTGCCGCTCTACGGCGATCTGAGCGTCAAAGATCAGCGCCGCGCCCTGTTGCCTGATCCTGATGGGCGGCGCAAGGTGGTGCTGGCCACCAGCATTGCCGAGACCTCGCTGACCATTGACGGCGTGCGCGTGGTGGTGGACGGCGGACAGAGTCGCACCCAGGCGTTTGATCCCGCCACGGGATTGAGCCGCATGGTCACGGGCCGCGTCACCCGCGACAGCGCCACCCAGCGGGCCGGACGCGCGGGCCGCACCGCGCCGGGCGTGGCCTACCGCCTGTGGCCGGAGCGCACCCAGCCGCTGCTGCCCCCCGCCCGCCCGCCGGAGGTGCTGGAGGCAGACCTCGCGCCGCTGGTGCTGGAGCTGGCCGCCTGGGGTGCGCCAGACCCCGCTGGATTGGCGTGGCTGGACGCGCCGCCCGCCCCCCGTGTGGAAACGGCCCGCGCCCTGCTGCGTGGCCTGAACGCCTTAGATGACACGGGCCGCGTCACCCCGGAAGGTCAGCGTCTACTGGAATTTCCCACCCATCCGCGTCTCGCTCATCTGCTGACGGGCGGGGCAGAGGCTGGCCTGGGACCACTGGCCGCCGATCTGGCCGCGCTGCTGGAGGAACGCGATCCGCTCCCTCCCGGCTCAGGCGCGGACCTGACCGAACGCGTGGAGGCGTTACGGGTGTGGCGGGCTGGGCACGGCAGCAGGGGAGACGTCGCCGTGCTGGAGCGCATCGAGCGGCTGGCCAAGCAGTGGCGTGGGCTGCTGGATGTGCGCCCAGACAACGCCGAACCCGATCCCTACGATCTGGGCGAACTGATTGCCCTGGCCTATCCCGAACGCCTCGCATTGCCGCGCGAGGTACTGCCCAGCGGTCTGCGGGGCCGCTTTCTGCTGGCGGGCGGTCAGGGCGTGGCGCTGCCGGAGGGGGACGCCCTGGCCGGAGCAGAGGCGCTGGCGGTGGCCCACGTGGACGCCCGCGCCCTGAATCCCAGCAACGCCGAGGGCCGCATCTATCTGGCGGCTCCCCTTGCTCTGTCTGCCCTGGAATCCCGCGCCGCATGGATGGAAAGCGTCCGCTGGGACACCCGCACGGGAACCCTGCTCGCCCAGAATGAACGCCGCGTGGGGGCGCTTGTCCTTGAAACCCGTCCCCTGAAGGAATTGCCTGCCGAGCTGCGGATAGAGGCCCTCAGCGGGGCCATCCGCGCCGAGGGGCTGCACCTGCTGACCTTTCCCCGCGAGGCCGCGGGTCTGCGCGCCCGCGTGCAGTCGTTGCGCCACTGGCACCCCGAAGGCGACTGGCCCAATCTCTCCGATGCTGCGTTGCTGGGGACGCTGGGAGACTGGCTCGGCCCGCATCTGGGCATGGCGCGCACGCGGGAAGACCTGGGGCGCATCAACCTTCTGCCCGCATTGCAGGCGCTGCTGCCCTGGCCTTTGCCGCAGCAACTCGAAGACCTCGCGCCTACGCACCTGGGGGTTTCCACGGGCAGCCGCATCCGGCTGGAATATCGTTCAGACGGTTCGCCTCCTATTCTGGCCGTCAAGTTGCAGGAACTGTTTGGGCTGGCCGACACGCCCGCCGTCAACGGGGGCCGCACCCCAGTGCTGCTGCATCTGCTGTCGCCCGCCGGACGGCCCGTGCAGGTTACGCAAGACCTGCGGAGTTTCTGGAATTCGTCGTATTTCGAGGTTCGCAAGGACCTGCGGGGCCGCTATCCCCGGCATCCCTGGCCGGATGACCCGTGGACCCACGCGCCGATGAAGGGGATCAAACGACGCGGCGTATGA
- the upp gene encoding uracil phosphoribosyltransferase produces the protein MVTVVSHPLIQHKLSLMRDTGTGVKEFRELAAEISMLLAYEAMRDLELAPQTLTTPLETGQFPMLSGKKLALVAILRAGLIMTDAIVALVPAAKVGHLGMYRDPQTLKPVAYYNKLPADISERRVFLTDPMLATGGSASAAIDSLKEAGAQSIKLMCILSAPEGIAVIERDHPDVEIVTAAIDSHLNDHGYIVPGLGDAGDRIYGTK, from the coding sequence ATGGTCACCGTTGTCTCCCATCCCCTGATTCAACACAAGCTCTCGCTGATGCGCGACACCGGTACCGGAGTCAAGGAATTCCGCGAACTGGCCGCCGAAATCAGTATGTTGCTGGCCTACGAGGCCATGCGAGATCTTGAATTGGCCCCCCAGACCCTGACCACACCGCTGGAAACGGGTCAGTTCCCGATGCTGAGCGGCAAGAAGCTGGCGCTGGTGGCGATTCTGCGCGCTGGGCTGATCATGACCGACGCCATCGTGGCGCTGGTTCCGGCGGCCAAGGTGGGGCATCTGGGCATGTACCGCGATCCGCAGACCCTCAAACCCGTGGCGTATTACAACAAGCTGCCCGCCGACATCTCCGAGCGCCGCGTCTTTCTGACCGATCCGATGCTAGCGACGGGCGGCAGTGCCAGCGCCGCCATCGACAGCCTCAAGGAAGCCGGGGCGCAGAGCATCAAGCTGATGTGCATCCTCTCGGCCCCCGAGGGCATCGCCGTGATCGAGCGCGATCACCCGGACGTGGAGATCGTGACCGCCGCCATCGACTCTCACCTGAACGATCATGGCTACATCGTGCCGGGGCTGGGGGACGCGGGGGACCGGATCTACGGCACGAAATAA
- a CDS encoding class I SAM-dependent methyltransferase, whose translation MNLWPRMISAAYAPLGWRRAGFVLDLILPHLPPGRVLDLGAGTGHTAALLTQKGWAVTMADVSPHTGALGQRLVAHPIAARLGRESGVPRVLYDGSTLPFPDRSFDVVLLAFVLHHCPHPAAVLREAARVSRRVLVLEDGNGESAPNRLDRVTDALINLEFGHPHGERSRLEWLGMFAACGLGVEQEQGFTSRFGGLRGRHRLYVLNRL comes from the coding sequence ATGAATCTCTGGCCGCGCATGATCTCTGCGGCCTACGCCCCGCTGGGCTGGCGGCGGGCGGGCTTCGTGCTGGACCTGATTCTTCCCCACCTACCACCTGGACGCGTGCTGGACCTGGGTGCGGGAACGGGCCACACGGCGGCGCTGCTGACCCAGAAGGGTTGGGCTGTGACGATGGCCGATGTCTCGCCGCACACTGGAGCGCTGGGGCAGCGGTTGGTGGCGCACCCCATCGCCGCGCGGCTGGGCCGTGAATCTGGCGTGCCGCGCGTGCTGTATGACGGCTCGACATTGCCTTTTCCAGACCGCTCATTTGACGTGGTGCTGCTGGCCTTCGTGCTGCATCACTGCCCCCATCCGGCGGCGGTGCTGCGGGAAGCGGCGCGGGTGTCACGGCGCGTCTTGGTGCTGGAGGACGGCAATGGCGAGTCCGCTCCGAACCGTCTGGACCGCGTGACCGACGCCCTGATCAATCTGGAATTCGGCCACCCGCACGGCGAGCGCTCGCGCCTGGAATGGCTGGGGATGTTTGCCGCCTGTGGCCTGGGCGTGGAGCAGGAGCAGGGCTTCACCTCCCGCTTCGGTGGACTCAGGGGCAGGCACCGGCTGTACGTGCTGAATCGCCTATAG